One window from the genome of Vibrio vulnificus NBRC 15645 = ATCC 27562 encodes:
- the dxs gene encoding 1-deoxy-D-xylulose-5-phosphate synthase produces the protein MTLDISKYPTLALAETPDELRLLPKETLPTLCDELRTYLLNSVSQSSGHLASGLGTVELTVALHYVYNTPFDQLIWDVGHQAYPHKILTGRREQMPTIRQKGGLHPFPWREESEYDTLSVGHSSTSISAALGMAICAEKEGQNRKVVSVIGDGAITAGMAFEAMNHAGDVHSDMLVILNDNEMSISENVGALNNHLARVLSGNLYTSIREGGKKVLSGVPPIKELVRRTEEHLKGMVVPGTLFEELGFNYIGPIDGHDVVELVKTLKNMRELKGPQFLHIMTKKGKGYEPAEKDPIGYHGVPKFDPAHNSLPKSSGGKPSFSNIFGDFLCDMAAQDPKLMAITPAMREGSGMVRFSKEYPEQYFDVAIAEQHAVTLATGMAIGGYNPIVAIYSTFLQRGYDQLIHDVAIMNLPVMFAIDRAGLVGADGQTHQGAFDLSYMRCIPNMVIMAPSDENECRQMLYTGHKHQGPSAVRYPRGNGMGTPIESEFTALEIGKGRLVRQGEKVAILSFGTFLANALEAAEALNATVADMRFVKPLDEALIRQLANEHDVLITIEENAIAGGAGAGVIEFMMQEKIMKPVLNLGLPDKFIHQGTQEELHEELGLDAKGIEQAIRHYLAK, from the coding sequence ATGACTCTTGATATTTCAAAGTACCCGACACTGGCACTAGCAGAAACACCCGATGAGCTGCGTCTCTTACCAAAAGAGACGTTGCCAACACTGTGCGATGAATTGCGCACTTACTTATTGAACTCCGTCAGTCAATCAAGCGGTCACCTAGCCTCTGGTCTTGGCACCGTTGAGCTTACGGTTGCCCTTCACTACGTTTACAACACGCCTTTTGATCAACTGATTTGGGATGTAGGCCACCAAGCGTACCCACACAAAATCCTGACTGGTCGTCGTGAGCAGATGCCAACTATCCGTCAAAAAGGCGGGTTACACCCTTTTCCATGGCGTGAAGAAAGTGAGTACGACACCCTGTCTGTTGGCCACTCTTCGACCTCGATCAGTGCTGCGCTTGGTATGGCCATCTGCGCAGAAAAAGAAGGCCAAAACCGCAAAGTCGTTAGTGTAATTGGTGATGGCGCGATCACGGCAGGCATGGCGTTTGAAGCAATGAACCATGCTGGTGATGTACACAGCGATATGCTCGTTATTCTCAATGACAACGAAATGTCGATCTCCGAAAACGTGGGCGCGCTTAACAACCATCTTGCTCGTGTCCTTTCTGGCAATCTTTATACCTCGATCCGTGAAGGTGGCAAGAAAGTGCTCTCTGGCGTACCACCGATTAAAGAACTGGTTCGTCGCACCGAAGAGCATCTTAAAGGCATGGTGGTTCCGGGTACCCTTTTCGAAGAACTGGGTTTTAACTACATTGGTCCGATTGATGGCCACGATGTGGTGGAGCTGGTCAAAACCCTAAAGAACATGCGCGAGCTAAAAGGCCCGCAGTTTCTGCACATTATGACCAAGAAAGGCAAAGGTTATGAGCCTGCCGAAAAAGATCCGATTGGCTATCACGGTGTGCCAAAGTTCGATCCTGCCCATAATAGCCTGCCGAAAAGCAGTGGTGGTAAGCCAAGTTTTTCCAATATTTTTGGCGATTTCCTTTGTGACATGGCAGCGCAAGATCCAAAACTGATGGCGATCACTCCCGCCATGCGTGAAGGCTCCGGCATGGTGCGTTTCTCTAAAGAATACCCAGAGCAATATTTCGATGTGGCGATTGCAGAGCAGCACGCTGTGACACTGGCTACCGGGATGGCCATTGGCGGATACAACCCGATTGTGGCGATTTACTCGACTTTCTTGCAACGCGGCTATGACCAACTGATCCACGATGTGGCGATCATGAACCTACCAGTGATGTTCGCGATTGACCGAGCGGGTTTAGTGGGCGCAGATGGTCAAACTCACCAAGGTGCGTTCGATTTAAGCTACATGCGCTGTATTCCAAACATGGTGATCATGGCGCCAAGTGATGAGAACGAATGCCGCCAAATGCTCTATACCGGCCACAAACATCAAGGGCCGAGCGCGGTGCGTTATCCTCGTGGCAATGGCATGGGCACGCCTATCGAATCTGAATTTACCGCGCTTGAGATTGGTAAAGGCCGCTTGGTTCGCCAAGGCGAAAAGGTGGCCATTCTGAGTTTCGGCACCTTCTTAGCCAATGCGCTTGAAGCGGCAGAAGCATTGAATGCGACTGTCGCAGACATGCGTTTTGTGAAACCTCTTGATGAAGCGCTAATTCGTCAATTGGCCAACGAGCATGATGTGCTTATCACGATTGAAGAAAACGCCATTGCCGGTGGTGCCGGTGCGGGCGTGATCGAGTTTATGATGCAAGAAAAGATCATGAAACCAGTCTTGAACCTTGGTCTACCGGATAAGTTCATCCATCAAGGTACTCAAGAAGAGTTGCATGAAGAACTCGGCTTAGATGCCAAAGGCATTGAGCAAGCAATTCGCCACTATCTAGCAAAATAA
- the pgpA gene encoding phosphatidylglycerophosphatase A, whose product MNNPLDKISLNNPWHLLATGFGSGLSPIIPGTMGTLASIPLFLVFAPLPLPVYLVIVVAACLVGIKICQVTSDDMGVHDHGSIVWDEFAGFWITMTIMPALQIPISELKWIGAGFVLFRFFDMVKPWPIGWLDKRVHGGVGIMLDDIVAGVMSALSLYAVGYFSGWL is encoded by the coding sequence ATGAACAATCCACTTGATAAAATTTCTTTAAATAATCCTTGGCATTTATTGGCAACGGGGTTTGGCAGCGGCTTATCGCCGATTATCCCTGGCACTATGGGAACATTGGCGTCCATTCCTCTGTTTCTGGTTTTCGCTCCATTGCCTCTTCCTGTCTATTTGGTGATTGTTGTCGCGGCCTGTCTAGTCGGTATTAAAATTTGCCAAGTGACATCAGACGACATGGGCGTGCACGATCATGGCTCGATTGTCTGGGATGAGTTTGCTGGATTTTGGATCACCATGACCATCATGCCTGCGCTGCAAATTCCCATTTCTGAGCTGAAATGGATAGGTGCAGGGTTCGTGTTGTTCCGCTTCTTTGATATGGTCAAACCTTGGCCGATTGGCTGGTTGGATAAGCGTGTGCATGGTGGGGTAGGCATTATGCTGGATGACATTGTCGCAGGGGTGATGTCCGCGCTATCGCTTTATGCCGTCGGTTATTTTTCAGGTTGGCTATAA
- the thiL gene encoding thiamine-phosphate kinase, translating to MSGEFNLIEKYFVGRQAQRKDVHLAAGDDCALVKAPANVQIAISTDTLVCGTHFLADADPAWVAHKALASNISDLAAMGATPAWVSFALTMPQADEAWLAPFCDGFFKLADYFGIQLIGGDTTKGPLSLTMTVQGFVPEGKAITRSGAKPGDYVFVTGTLGDAKAGLDVILDSNLRTRPAAQALEKAHYMSMPRILAGQALVGLASAAIDISDGLIADLGHILNRSQVGVSLDVSKLPISSELLSFLTERETALQYALTSGEEYELCFTVPEEARGTIESALAHVGCKVTCIGQIRPYGFFELHDDGTKLNWDLSGFDHFKA from the coding sequence ATGTCAGGCGAGTTTAATCTGATTGAAAAATACTTCGTTGGCCGTCAGGCTCAACGTAAAGATGTACACCTTGCTGCTGGAGACGACTGCGCTCTGGTTAAAGCTCCCGCCAATGTGCAAATTGCCATTAGCACCGATACCCTAGTATGTGGCACTCATTTCTTAGCCGATGCCGATCCTGCGTGGGTGGCGCATAAGGCGTTAGCGTCAAACATCAGCGATTTGGCTGCCATGGGCGCAACCCCTGCGTGGGTCTCATTTGCTCTGACTATGCCGCAAGCTGACGAAGCTTGGTTAGCTCCCTTTTGTGATGGTTTTTTTAAGCTGGCAGATTACTTTGGCATTCAGCTCATTGGTGGCGACACAACGAAAGGCCCACTGAGTTTGACCATGACAGTGCAAGGGTTTGTCCCTGAAGGGAAAGCGATCACGCGCAGTGGCGCCAAGCCGGGCGACTATGTGTTTGTCACGGGGACGCTAGGCGATGCAAAGGCGGGATTGGATGTGATTCTCGATAGCAACTTGCGTACACGCCCAGCCGCACAAGCGCTAGAAAAAGCGCACTATATGAGTATGCCGCGCATTTTAGCTGGGCAAGCGTTGGTCGGATTAGCTTCGGCGGCGATTGATATCTCCGATGGCTTAATTGCGGATTTAGGGCACATCTTAAACCGTTCTCAGGTTGGTGTTAGCCTCGATGTCTCTAAGCTGCCGATTTCCTCTGAACTGCTTTCTTTTTTGACCGAGCGCGAAACAGCACTTCAATATGCGCTGACCAGCGGTGAAGAATACGAGCTTTGTTTTACCGTGCCCGAAGAGGCAAGAGGCACAATCGAAAGCGCCTTGGCGCACGTAGGTTGTAAAGTAACGTGTATTGGGCAAATTCGTCCATATGGCTTTTTTGAACTCCATGATGACGGTACAAAATTAAATTGGGATTTGAGTGGCTTTGACCACTTTAAGGCGTAA
- the nusB gene encoding transcription antitermination factor NusB, giving the protein MGASVKPAARRNARQFALQAIYSWQITKENVATIEAQFLAGEKYDEEEHRAAEPALAAPETDVAYFRDLLTGVVLSHTELDSKIRPYVSRPMQDLDMMELALLRLAMYEMTRREDVPYKVVINEAIELAKVFAAEDSHKFVNGVLDKAAPHVRKK; this is encoded by the coding sequence ATGGGGGCCAGTGTGAAACCAGCCGCACGTCGTAACGCACGTCAATTCGCTTTACAAGCAATCTATTCATGGCAAATTACTAAAGAAAATGTTGCCACTATCGAAGCTCAGTTTTTGGCTGGCGAAAAGTATGATGAAGAAGAGCATCGTGCTGCTGAGCCTGCACTTGCAGCTCCGGAGACTGACGTAGCATACTTCCGCGACTTGTTGACCGGTGTTGTTCTAAGCCACACCGAACTGGATAGTAAGATTCGCCCTTACGTTTCTCGTCCAATGCAAGATTTGGATATGATGGAACTGGCGTTGTTACGTTTGGCGATGTACGAAATGACTCGCCGTGAAGACGTACCTTACAAAGTTGTGATTAACGAAGCGATTGAACTGGCTAAAGTTTTTGCCGCTGAAGACAGTCACAAGTTTGTCAACGGTGTGCTAGATAAAGCCGCACCGCACGTACGCAAAAAATAA
- the ribE gene encoding 6,7-dimethyl-8-ribityllumazine synthase, giving the protein MKVIEGGFPAPNAKIAIVISRFNSFINESLLSGAIDTLKRHGQVSEDNITVVRCPGAVELPLVAQRVAKTGKFDAIVSLGSVIRGGTPHFDYVCSEMNKGLAQVSLEFSIPVAFGVLTVDTIDQAIERAGTKAGNKGAEAALSALEMINVLSEIDS; this is encoded by the coding sequence ATGAAAGTGATCGAGGGTGGCTTCCCTGCGCCAAACGCAAAAATTGCTATCGTTATTTCTCGTTTCAACAGTTTTATTAACGAAAGTCTATTGTCTGGTGCCATCGACACTTTGAAGCGTCACGGTCAAGTCAGTGAAGACAACATCACCGTTGTACGTTGTCCTGGTGCTGTTGAACTACCTCTAGTGGCTCAGCGCGTAGCAAAAACAGGTAAGTTCGACGCGATTGTATCTCTTGGCTCAGTGATCCGTGGTGGTACACCACACTTCGACTATGTTTGTAGTGAAATGAATAAAGGTCTAGCACAAGTGTCTCTTGAATTTAGTATTCCAGTGGCATTTGGCGTATTGACCGTTGATACTATCGATCAAGCTATTGAACGCGCAGGAACCAAGGCTGGTAACAAAGGTGCAGAAGCTGCACTGAGCGCACTTGAGATGATAAACGTTCTTTCTGAAATTGATTCCTAA
- the ribBA gene encoding bifunctional 3,4-dihydroxy-2-butanone-4-phosphate synthase/GTP cyclohydrolase II — translation MPISTPQEIIEDIRLGKMVILMDDEDRENEGDLIMAAEHITPEAINFMAKYGRGLICLTMTKERCQRLGLPPMVQDNNAQYTTNFTVSIEAAEGVTTGISAADRARTVQAAVAKEAKAADLVQPGHIFPLAAQDGGVLTRAGHTEAGCDLARLAGFEPASVIVEILNDDGTMARRPDLEVFAEQHGLKLGTIADLIEYRNNTETTIERVAECKLPTEFGEFDLITYRDTIDNQIHFALRKGTVGDQTPLVRVHLQDTFTDLLRSDRNAERSWTLDKAMKRIGQEGGVLVILGNEESPDLLIHRVKMFEAQDKEEAPKLAKKQGTSRRVGVGSQILADLGVHDMRLLSSSNKKYHALGGFGLNVVEYVCE, via the coding sequence ATGCCAATCAGTACACCCCAAGAGATCATTGAAGACATTCGTTTAGGCAAAATGGTCATCTTAATGGACGATGAAGACCGTGAAAACGAAGGTGATTTGATTATGGCGGCGGAGCACATTACGCCAGAAGCCATCAATTTTATGGCCAAATATGGTCGCGGTTTGATCTGTTTGACTATGACCAAAGAGCGTTGTCAGCGCCTTGGATTGCCGCCAATGGTGCAAGATAACAACGCGCAATACACGACCAACTTCACTGTTTCCATCGAAGCGGCGGAAGGCGTGACAACAGGTATTTCAGCGGCGGATCGTGCTCGCACCGTTCAAGCGGCAGTAGCAAAAGAAGCTAAAGCGGCAGACTTGGTGCAACCGGGGCACATTTTCCCATTGGCTGCGCAAGATGGTGGCGTTTTGACTCGCGCGGGTCATACCGAGGCAGGCTGCGACCTTGCTCGTTTAGCGGGTTTCGAACCAGCCTCTGTTATCGTTGAAATCCTTAATGACGATGGCACCATGGCGCGCCGCCCTGATTTGGAAGTGTTTGCTGAGCAGCATGGTCTTAAACTCGGCACCATTGCCGATTTGATTGAGTATCGAAACAATACCGAAACCACGATTGAACGCGTTGCAGAGTGCAAGCTACCCACTGAGTTTGGTGAGTTTGATCTGATAACGTACCGCGACACCATTGATAATCAAATCCACTTTGCTTTGCGTAAAGGCACTGTGGGTGATCAAACGCCACTGGTTCGTGTTCACTTGCAAGACACCTTTACCGATTTACTGCGCAGCGATCGTAACGCTGAGCGCAGTTGGACGCTTGATAAAGCGATGAAGCGTATTGGCCAAGAAGGGGGCGTTCTGGTGATTCTGGGTAATGAAGAGTCACCTGACCTGCTGATTCACCGTGTCAAAATGTTTGAAGCACAAGACAAAGAAGAGGCACCTAAATTGGCCAAGAAGCAGGGCACTTCACGTCGTGTTGGTGTCGGCTCGCAAATCCTTGCAGATTTAGGTGTGCACGATATGCGTTTACTTTCTTCCAGCAACAAGAAATACCATGCCCTTGGTGGTTTTGGTCTGAACGTTGTTGAGTATGTGTGTGAATAA
- a CDS encoding riboflavin synthase, whose translation MFTGIIEAVGTLAAITPRGEDITVTVNTGKLDMSDVKLGDSIATNGVCLTVIDFSDRHYSADLSLESLKKTGFANYQVGDKVNLEKAMLPTTRFGGHIVSGHVDGVGEIVERNQVGRAIEFWVVMPESLSKYVAEKGSITVDGISLTVNDLRKNAFKLTIVPHTGDETTINDFQVGRKVNLEVDVLARYMERLLLGQQAQSNNESRITMEFLQQNGFA comes from the coding sequence ATGTTCACAGGAATTATCGAAGCAGTTGGAACCTTGGCTGCGATTACCCCAAGAGGGGAAGACATTACCGTAACGGTTAACACAGGCAAGCTAGATATGTCGGACGTTAAGTTGGGCGACAGTATTGCCACGAATGGTGTTTGCCTAACGGTGATTGATTTTTCAGACCGTCATTACAGTGCTGATCTCTCGTTAGAGTCTTTAAAGAAAACGGGCTTTGCCAATTATCAAGTTGGTGACAAGGTGAACCTCGAGAAAGCGATGCTGCCAACCACCCGTTTTGGTGGTCATATTGTTTCTGGCCATGTGGATGGCGTTGGTGAAATTGTTGAGCGTAATCAGGTTGGCCGTGCGATCGAGTTTTGGGTTGTGATGCCTGAGAGCTTGAGCAAGTACGTGGCGGAAAAAGGCTCAATCACTGTTGATGGGATCAGTTTGACCGTGAATGACCTACGCAAGAACGCGTTTAAACTCACCATCGTCCCTCATACGGGTGACGAAACCACGATTAATGATTTCCAAGTGGGTCGCAAAGTCAACTTAGAAGTGGACGTTCTTGCTCGCTACATGGAACGTTTGTTACTCGGTCAACAAGCTCAATCCAATAATGAATCCCGCATCACCATGGAATTCTTGCAACAGAATGGTTTTGCTTAG
- the ribD gene encoding bifunctional diaminohydroxyphosphoribosylaminopyrimidine deaminase/5-amino-6-(5-phosphoribosylamino)uracil reductase RibD, translating to MSEFTAIDRQMMLRAIALAKRGLYTTAPNPNVGCVLLRDGEIVGEGFHFRAGEPHAEVHAMRMAGDKAKGATAYVTLEPCSHYGRTPPCAEGLINAGVSRVVCAMEDPNPQVAGRGFAMLREAGIEVSVGLLQAEAEALNPAFIKRMKTGMPFVQLKMAASLDGQTALANGNSQWITSPQARRDVQRFRAQSGAILSTSKTVIADNASLNVRWSELPSSVQHALPQEQLRQPTRVVLDRQAELSPELKLYQTAGERLIVGPKGDLPAPLDEQGQIDLPQLFAQLSQMQFINHLWVEAGATLAAKLIKHQLVDELIVYLAPKLMGSDGRGLIGALGLQAMSQVIDLDIKDVRMVGPDIRIIAHIKAKES from the coding sequence ATGTCGGAATTTACTGCAATCGATAGACAAATGATGCTGCGCGCCATTGCTTTGGCGAAACGCGGCCTCTATACCACCGCACCTAATCCTAATGTTGGCTGTGTATTACTGCGCGACGGCGAAATTGTCGGAGAAGGTTTTCACTTTCGTGCTGGCGAGCCTCATGCGGAAGTGCACGCAATGCGTATGGCTGGCGACAAAGCCAAAGGGGCGACCGCTTACGTCACATTAGAGCCTTGCTCACACTATGGTCGAACGCCCCCATGTGCCGAAGGTTTAATCAACGCTGGGGTAAGCCGAGTGGTGTGTGCCATGGAAGACCCAAACCCCCAAGTCGCGGGGAGAGGTTTTGCCATGTTGCGAGAGGCTGGGATCGAGGTATCGGTAGGCCTACTTCAAGCAGAAGCAGAAGCACTGAATCCTGCTTTTATTAAGCGAATGAAAACGGGCATGCCGTTTGTTCAACTCAAAATGGCCGCGTCCCTCGACGGTCAAACAGCGTTGGCCAATGGCAACAGTCAGTGGATCACCTCACCACAAGCTCGCCGAGATGTGCAACGTTTTCGGGCTCAGTCTGGGGCGATTTTGTCCACCAGTAAAACGGTGATTGCTGACAATGCGTCTCTCAATGTTCGCTGGTCAGAGTTACCTTCGTCTGTGCAACACGCTTTGCCGCAAGAACAGCTGCGCCAGCCAACTCGAGTTGTGTTGGACAGACAAGCCGAGCTTTCGCCGGAGCTAAAACTTTACCAAACCGCGGGTGAGCGACTCATTGTTGGCCCCAAAGGCGATCTCCCTGCACCTTTGGATGAGCAAGGGCAGATCGATTTGCCGCAACTGTTCGCGCAACTGAGTCAAATGCAGTTCATTAACCATCTTTGGGTTGAAGCGGGAGCAACGTTGGCGGCGAAGCTGATAAAACACCAGTTGGTGGATGAGCTGATTGTTTACCTAGCCCCCAAACTGATGGGCAGCGATGGACGTGGGTTGATTGGTGCGCTGGGTTTGCAAGCCATGTCGCAAGTGATCGATTTAGACATTAAAGATGTGCGAATGGTTGGGCCGGATATCCGCATCATTGCGCACATCAAAGCAAAAGAAAGTTGA
- the nrdR gene encoding transcriptional regulator NrdR, protein MHCPFCSENDTKVIDSRLVADGHQVRRRRQCLACNERFTTFETAELLMPKVIKSNGNREPFNEDKMVGGIQRALEKRPVSADAIELAISMIKSKLRATGEREVPSKMIGNLVMEQLKHLDKVAYIRFASVYRSFEDIREFGEEIARLED, encoded by the coding sequence ATGCATTGTCCTTTCTGTTCAGAAAATGACACCAAAGTAATTGATTCACGTTTGGTGGCCGATGGTCATCAAGTCCGTCGCCGTCGTCAGTGCCTCGCGTGTAACGAGCGTTTTACCACGTTTGAAACCGCGGAGCTGTTAATGCCAAAGGTGATCAAATCCAATGGCAACCGTGAGCCGTTCAATGAAGACAAGATGGTTGGTGGTATTCAGCGTGCTTTAGAGAAGCGCCCTGTCAGTGCCGATGCGATTGAACTGGCGATCAGCATGATCAAATCCAAATTACGTGCCACTGGCGAGCGTGAAGTACCGAGCAAAATGATCGGTAACTTGGTGATGGAACAGCTCAAACATTTAGACAAAGTGGCCTATATTCGCTTTGCTTCCGTATACCGTAGTTTTGAAGATATTCGTGAATTTGGTGAAGAAATCGCCAGATTGGAAGATTAA
- a CDS encoding glutamate-5-semialdehyde dehydrogenase, which produces MKEDNKVDLITLGKAAKDAAFQLATASTAQKNKALAIIADELEANAADILAANSKDIELGRQAGLSEAMLDRLLLNESRLNGIANDVRNVISLTDPVGREIDSKVLENGMQLSRRRVPLGVVGVIYEARPNVTIDIAALCLKTGNASILRGGKETFFSNMELVKVIQSALAKAGLPAASVQYIEKPDRELVTQLLKLDDYVDMIIPRGGAGLHKMCKENSTIPVIIGGFGISHIFVDETADLAKSVDVVENAKAQRPSACNALDTLLVHERIAEQFLPMLVSKLNGKVTFVVEPKAKAYMTKAAQMRDASDGDFDTEWLSYTLGVKVVADVQEAIEHMREHNASHSDAIMTNHLQNAELFINSAGSAAVYVNASTRFTDGAQFGLGAEVAVSTQKLHARGPMGLEELTSYKWVGKANYLSRA; this is translated from the coding sequence ATCAAAGAGGACAACAAAGTGGATTTAATCACATTAGGCAAAGCGGCAAAAGACGCTGCTTTTCAGCTCGCCACCGCTTCTACGGCGCAAAAGAACAAAGCATTGGCCATCATTGCAGATGAACTTGAAGCGAATGCAGCGGATATTTTGGCGGCAAACAGCAAAGATATCGAACTCGGTCGACAAGCGGGTTTGAGCGAAGCGATGCTGGATCGTTTACTTTTGAATGAATCTCGCTTGAATGGCATCGCCAACGATGTACGTAACGTGATCAGCCTAACGGATCCGGTCGGTCGCGAAATCGACAGTAAAGTGTTGGAAAATGGCATGCAGTTGTCACGCCGTCGTGTGCCGCTTGGCGTGGTTGGTGTGATTTACGAAGCGCGCCCAAATGTCACTATCGACATCGCGGCATTGTGCCTAAAAACCGGCAACGCGAGCATCCTACGTGGCGGTAAAGAGACCTTCTTCTCCAACATGGAGTTGGTGAAGGTGATTCAATCGGCGTTAGCGAAAGCTGGCCTGCCAGCGGCGTCGGTGCAATACATAGAAAAACCAGATCGCGAGTTGGTCACTCAATTGCTGAAACTGGACGATTACGTTGACATGATCATCCCTCGTGGTGGCGCGGGGCTGCACAAAATGTGTAAAGAAAACAGCACCATCCCTGTGATCATTGGTGGCTTCGGTATCAGCCATATTTTCGTTGATGAAACGGCCGATCTCGCGAAAAGCGTGGATGTGGTGGAGAATGCAAAAGCTCAGCGTCCTTCCGCTTGTAATGCGCTGGATACCTTACTTGTCCATGAGCGTATTGCAGAGCAGTTTCTTCCGATGCTGGTTTCAAAACTAAATGGCAAAGTGACTTTTGTTGTTGAACCAAAAGCCAAAGCGTACATGACTAAAGCTGCACAGATGCGTGATGCGAGTGACGGTGATTTTGATACCGAATGGTTGAGTTACACGCTGGGGGTCAAAGTGGTTGCGGATGTGCAAGAAGCGATCGAACACATGCGTGAACATAACGCGAGTCACTCTGACGCTATCATGACTAATCATCTGCAAAACGCAGAGCTGTTCATCAACTCTGCGGGCTCTGCGGCGGTGTATGTCAACGCATCGACACGCTTTACCGATGGCGCACAATTTGGTTTGGGCGCCGAAGTGGCAGTGTCTACTCAGAAATTGCACGCACGTGGTCCAATGGGATTGGAAGAGTTAACCAGTTACAAATGGGTTGGCAAGGCGAATTACCTTTCACGCGCGTAA
- the proB gene encoding glutamate 5-kinase, which yields MTTNQQSVAASQPKTIVVKLGTSVLTGGTLALDRAHMVELARQCAELKKQGHSVVVVSSGAIAAGREHLGYPALPNAMASKQLLAAVGQSQLIQTWESLFALYGIKIGQMLLTRADLEDRERFLNARDTINALVDNGIIPVVNENDAVATSEIKVGDNDNLSALVGILCGADKLLLLTDQKGLYTADPRKDPNAELIKEVKVIDDTLRKIAGGSGTTLGTGGMATKLQAADIARRAGIEVIIAAGRGQNVIFDALSPVPQGTRFLPCEEALENRKRWILAGPAASGDIVIDQGAVKAVVEKGSSLLAKGVTKVLGEFSRGEVVRVTDAQGHLVARGIASYSNQDMAKIAGKHSKDIISILGYDYGSEVIHRDDMVVIQE from the coding sequence ATGACAACGAATCAACAAAGCGTCGCTGCTTCTCAACCAAAAACTATCGTTGTGAAGCTTGGAACCAGTGTGTTAACCGGTGGTACATTAGCGTTAGATCGCGCTCATATGGTTGAGCTTGCGCGCCAATGTGCAGAGTTAAAAAAACAAGGCCACTCTGTGGTGGTCGTCTCGTCAGGCGCGATTGCCGCTGGACGTGAGCACTTAGGTTACCCCGCGCTGCCCAATGCGATGGCGAGCAAACAGTTGCTTGCTGCGGTTGGGCAAAGTCAGTTGATTCAAACTTGGGAATCGTTATTTGCACTTTATGGCATAAAAATTGGCCAAATGTTGCTAACACGAGCGGATCTCGAAGATCGCGAACGTTTTCTCAATGCTCGAGATACGATTAACGCGTTAGTGGATAACGGTATTATTCCTGTCGTTAACGAAAATGACGCTGTCGCCACGAGCGAAATCAAAGTGGGCGACAACGACAACCTCTCTGCCTTAGTGGGCATTTTATGTGGTGCTGATAAACTGCTATTGCTGACAGACCAAAAAGGCTTGTATACCGCCGATCCGCGTAAAGATCCCAATGCTGAGCTGATCAAAGAAGTTAAAGTCATTGACGACACCTTACGTAAAATTGCGGGTGGTAGTGGTACAACACTAGGCACTGGTGGGATGGCAACAAAGCTCCAAGCAGCGGACATTGCGCGTCGTGCTGGCATTGAAGTCATCATTGCGGCAGGCCGTGGTCAAAATGTCATTTTTGATGCGTTGAGCCCAGTACCTCAAGGAACCCGTTTCTTGCCTTGTGAAGAGGCGTTGGAAAACCGCAAGCGTTGGATCCTCGCTGGCCCTGCAGCCTCTGGTGATATTGTGATTGACCAAGGTGCGGTGAAAGCCGTGGTCGAAAAAGGCAGCAGTTTGTTGGCGAAAGGGGTGACCAAGGTACTTGGCGAGTTTTCTCGTGGCGAAGTGGTTCGTGTAACGGATGCACAGGGCCATTTGGTTGCGCGAGGTATTGCGAGTTATTCCAACCAAGATATGGCGAAAATTGCCGGTAAGCACAGCAAAGACATTATTTCGATTCTGGGCTATGACTATGGTTCAGAAGTGATTCACCGTGACGACATGGTTGTCATCCAAGAATAG
- the crl gene encoding sigma factor-binding protein Crl — translation MSEVTNNPTHNRLLAKLRAMGPYLRDPQSKEGLYYFDCLSVCIDDRKSPELREFWGWWMELEATEGGFTANYHIGKYDVEGNWLDLAIPKNALEEVNKTQNCFHLKLVKTLEENFQLSVAYHEQSVEFV, via the coding sequence ATGTCAGAAGTGACGAACAACCCTACCCACAATCGTTTGTTGGCAAAATTGCGAGCGATGGGGCCTTACTTGAGAGACCCTCAATCTAAGGAAGGGCTTTACTACTTTGATTGCTTGTCTGTTTGTATTGATGATCGAAAATCACCAGAGTTGCGCGAGTTTTGGGGCTGGTGGATGGAGCTGGAGGCGACTGAGGGAGGCTTTACAGCAAACTATCATATTGGAAAATATGATGTTGAAGGGAACTGGCTCGATTTGGCTATTCCTAAAAATGCACTTGAAGAAGTGAATAAAACCCAGAACTGTTTTCATCTCAAATTAGTCAAAACCTTGGAAGAAAATTTTCAGCTAAGCGTGGCATATCACGAGCAGTCAGTGGAATTTGTCTGA